A window of Hymenobacter aerilatus contains these coding sequences:
- a CDS encoding thiazole synthase, translated as MKTQPLIIAGRTFTSRLFTGTGKFSSAALMEEALLASGSELVTVALKRVDVSDTNDDILRHLGHPQFHLLPNTSGVRTAKEAVFAAQLAREALETNWLKLEIHPDPKYLLPDPVETLKAAEELVKLGFVVLPYIHADPVLCKRLEEVGVAAVMPLGSPIGSNKGLLTRDFLEIIIGQSKVPVVVDAGIGAPSHAAAAMEMGADAVLVNTAIAVAGQPVHMAQAFQMAVEAGRMAYEARLAVPVAHAEASSPLTAFLD; from the coding sequence ATGAAAACGCAACCCCTCATCATAGCCGGGCGCACGTTTACCTCGCGCCTGTTCACCGGCACGGGCAAGTTCAGTTCGGCGGCCTTGATGGAAGAAGCTCTGCTCGCCTCCGGCTCGGAGCTGGTGACGGTGGCCCTGAAGCGCGTGGACGTGTCGGACACAAACGACGATATTCTGCGCCACCTCGGGCATCCGCAGTTTCATCTGCTGCCCAATACCTCGGGCGTGCGCACGGCCAAAGAAGCTGTGTTTGCTGCCCAACTCGCCCGTGAGGCGCTGGAAACCAACTGGCTCAAACTTGAAATTCACCCCGACCCCAAGTACCTGCTGCCCGACCCGGTGGAGACGCTGAAAGCCGCCGAGGAGCTGGTGAAGCTGGGATTTGTGGTGCTACCCTACATCCACGCCGACCCGGTGCTGTGCAAACGACTGGAAGAGGTAGGCGTGGCCGCCGTGATGCCGCTCGGTTCGCCCATCGGTTCCAACAAGGGCCTACTCACGCGCGACTTCCTGGAAATCATCATCGGCCAGAGCAAGGTGCCGGTGGTGGTGGATGCCGGTATTGGGGCGCCGTCGCACGCCGCGGCGGCAATGGAAATGGGGGCTGATGCGGTGCTGGTGAATACGGCCATTGCCGTGGCCGGCCAGCCGGTGCACATGGCGCAAGCCTTCCAAATGGCTGTAGAAGCCGGGCGCATGGCCTACGAGGCGCGGCTGGCCGTGCCGGTGGCGCATGCCGAGGCAAGTTCACCGCTCACGGCGTTTTTGGACTAG